The nucleotide sequence ACATAGCGGGGTTTTTCCGGTGGGCCAATGGCGGGTGTAACCTGGAAGAATTCCATGAATCGTTGCATGAGTTCATCACGCACCCCAGCGGGATAGATGGTTTCGAAGCCCACGGCCAGATAGACCAGGTGGCCAGTCCGGCTGCCGGTGCCGAAAGTCCCTTCGTAGGCGATCGCCGCACCCCCGGCCGCTGCGACGTCGATGCCCTGGTAGGCGGCAATCAGGCTCGCACCGCCAGTAGGGCGGATGCCGTCCGGCCAGTCCACATCATAGGTCCCTTGCTGGCCGTTGTCGAAGTGAAATGGCCCCAGGCCAGCCAGGATGGAACCGGCTACCGGGATAATTGTATAGCCGCCGCCGGTGGCGTCATCGGCCACATAGGTTGCCTTGAAGTAGTCCTGGTAGAATTGGCGATCGGATGTTGTGCCCTGGGCAACCAGATCGTAGCCGATCTCCGATCCCGAGACCAGCAGGTTTCCACCGCTGGTGAGATAGGCGGCGATCAGCGACTGTTCCTGGGGAGTGAAACTGGAGTTGGTGGCGGCCTCCTCGCCGCAAATCCAGATGACAGCCTCGTAGCTGCTCAGATTCACCAGGCCCGATTCCGCGGCCTCGTTGCTGCAGGCATCAAAGGCCAGCTCCAGCCGCTTCACGTGGGGGCCATACCGGCGAAGGAAGTCGAAGGTATTGTGAGTGCCGGTGGTGCGGTCAAAGCTGTTAACAATCAGCACCCGGGAGGGGCGCTCTCCCGGCACCGTGCCGAAGACCTCGGAAAAGGGACCATCGCCGACCGTATTGGAGGCCTTCACTTTGAAGTAGACCACGCTGTCTGCCGGCAGGTTCCCAACCTCAAAGGTGGACATCAGATAAGAGCCATAGGGCGTGAAGTTCACCCCATCGGTGCTGGCATAGAGCTGGTACAGGTCCGCCAGGATTCCCGTAATGGCGATAGTAACTGATCCGTCTCCGTTGTTGAAAGCGGCCACTGTGGTTGGTTTGGGCGGCGGGACGCCGGCCGTAAAGTGATCAGCGAGGGCACCCCACAACTCCAGCTGGTCGCCATCATAGCCCAAGGCCCACATGCCCACGCCGGCCAGGTCCTTATCCAGGGCCAGATTGTACTTCAGTGACAGGCTCAAACTATCATCGTACCACACCTGCCGGATCCCTTCGGACTGATAGTTGAACCAGGGGGTAAAGGAGTTGTTATCCCAATTGGAACCGTAGGTTTCAGCCATGGAACTGGCCTGGCTGTAAATCCGTGACTGGCCTGTGCTGGTGGTGGCGGCATATTTCGCTGTGCTGGAAACCGGCCAGTCGTAGCCGTAATAAGGCAGTCCCAGGACAATCTTGGAGGAATTGCTGCCGGTTTTGGTCAGGTAATCGTTCACCGTCCGGCGCACATTCCAGGAGAAGCCGTCCAGGGGGCTGACGGGGCCGGCAGTAGGGCTGCTGCTCCAGTGATAATCGTAGGCCATAATGAAGAGACCGTCTACAATCCGGGCGAGGGCATTGTAGTCCCAGGCACCTGACCAGTCCACCGCCGGGGTAGCCATAGTGACGAGGGAACCGGGGATGTTGTTATGGACGGCATTGGTCAGGTCTTGCATGAAGTTGACCATGTTATCCCGCTGACTGGCTGGCAGGGGCTCAAAGTCGATGTCAACCCCATCAGCCCCGGCGGCCTGGACCTCGGCCAGGAGGTTGTCGATAGCCCGTTGCCGGTTGGCAGAGCTGCTCAGGAGAGTTTCAATTTTGTTGGTGCCGCCCCAGTCGAAAAGGGTGGCGCACAGCTTGACTTTGACACCCCGGGTGTGGACAAAGTTAATAAGCTCGGCGCGGGGCCAGTTGTGATCGTTGATGATATTGCCATTGGTGTCCAGCTCAGCGGAGAAGTAATTAATCTGGGTAAGCAGATTATAGTCCAGGTTGGGGTAGCTGTCGTATTGCCAGTAGGGGAGATAGCCGATGATTTCCCGGGAGGGTGCTATTATCCGCGGTAACGGCGGCGGCAAGGCCGCGGCGAGGCTGTCGATACGGGCAAATTCCACGACCACTTCCCGGTGTGCCTCCAGTTCCAGCAGGTGGATGGGAGGGCGCTCCTGGGA is from Candidatus Neomarinimicrobiota bacterium and encodes:
- a CDS encoding glycosyl hydrolase family 18 protein gives rise to the protein MIAYLFSQERPPIHLLELEAHREVVVEFARIDSLAAALPPPLPRIIAPSREIIGYLPYWQYDSYPNLDYNLLTQINYFSAELDTNGNIINDHNWPRAELINFVHTRGVKVKLCATLFDWGGTNKIETLLSSSANRQRAIDNLLAEVQAAGADGVDIDFEPLPASQRDNMVNFMQDLTNAVHNNIPGSLVTMATPAVDWSGAWDYNALARIVDGLFIMAYDYHWSSSPTAGPVSPLDGFSWNVRRTVNDYLTKTGSNSSKIVLGLPYYGYDWPVSSTAKYAATTSTGQSRIYSQASSMAETYGSNWDNNSFTPWFNYQSEGIRQVWYDDSLSLSLKYNLALDKDLAGVGMWALGYDGDQLELWGALADHFTAGVPPPKPTTVAAFNNGDGSVTIAITGILADLYQLYASTDGVNFTPYGSYLMSTFEVGNLPADSVVYFKVKASNTVGDGPFSEVFGTVPGERPSRVLIVNSFDRTTGTHNTFDFLRRYGPHVKRLELAFDACSNEAAESGLVNLSSYEAVIWICGEEAATNSSFTPQEQSLIAAYLTSGGNLLVSGSEIGYDLVAQGTTSDRQFYQDYFKATYVADDATGGGYTIIPVAGSILAGLGPFHFDNGQQGTYDVDWPDGIRPTGGASLIAAYQGIDVAAAGGAAIAYEGTFGTGSRTGHLVYLAVGFETIYPAGVRDELMQRFMEFFQVTPAIGPPEKPRYVLYQNFPNPFQTATTIPYELLTDGDVQLSVYNLRGALVRTLVSHYLPAEKYAYDFIPVDAAGRPLASGFYFVTLKVDKGRPVTRKMILQK